The Cydia amplana chromosome 10, ilCydAmpl1.1, whole genome shotgun sequence DNA window gtgaactccaacttcccaagttcccacaaagggaaaaagctgtcaggctcattcacttgtagatattcagaggttggagtttcattcagcctttgtataggtaaatattccaaatcctcattacctgttacctttacccatagtcgatatctgaaataaagggattatcaataagttgttcgcacactattcgtgtcttaggttacctagtttttacaagaagaatctattcacagaatgttttcgttttaatcaaggatggtaaacgataaaaactactccaaactaattaaattagtatctgggaacgactcaaaatgaaaatatcgcacaaaaacatcagtttaccgacctgttcgaatcaagaggaaatcttgctaaaaatatatcagaagtaagtttccttacacgcctgaccccacaaacttcacattttcttaaagatttgccccccatttaaataaaagctaaagttatttggtctaaacacaaaaataaacacgtaacataaccgctttcaccacaatttagaatgacggtagacgttttaccgatcataccaacctaaagaaaagtaggtataatacgtctatgtttgaaagcaagtatggtatgtgttaccaaaatgcaacagcagtcattttaattcgataagattatttactatacctcaacgttggtaacaagtacgttcctaagttatcatagtatggggtgtcgatgggctggctacaggtagctaaaagtacatccgttcggccccaattttggggaaagtcataagccgcgcgtggcgctgtcgccacctagcggccatatctgtgctgatcgtaagagacgcgttttgttagagagtgagtcttctgtacttagtactattatctgggggcacggtagtgcccccgccaagacgagcaaagcgaagcgcaagggcactacctaccttttctcgaagcgcttcgtcgtttttttgaaccctcttaacttgggtttggattataccagataaacaaaactctcaggatatgatgtcaatagtggacttattaagcataaaaaatttcaattgcatagctcttatactttggattttattaatgtctaaaaaaccccgatttcgtcactgactcattcactcactgttgatcatcaaaacctctagggtacttcctgaagtcctaggaagctgaaatttggtatgtgagatagtattagtccacaaacaacaaaaaaattcaaaaacttgaaattattagcctctaagggggtgaaaaggggggtggaattttgtatgggaaatcgataaccgcgaaaccgatttaggtgaaatttggtatgtagatagttattgttatggggaaggatataaaatagtttcaaccccaaaatcggtggaaaaggggtggaaaaaggcgttaggggaaaagggaggttgaagtttgtatggggaatcagtaaaaaaagcagattgtatataaaagccccccaaatacgtatttcaggaattttaatagtaaatcacccgcaaccctttaaatcagaagattgttaaagcaacttacaaaaagatgtgaaatcccaccaaaaacatgtaaaatgttgccaagacgaaaccataaggctcgcactgacaaaaagttatcagatatcttgtagagcctcttgtttcattattgcaagaactattttataataaaaaataatgaatagtgaatacatatttcaccttacgcccatgtgacgaaacggccaagccacatattttgactaaggtgtagtgtctgtgaaggtaggaactgtagagttagaagcttggctctacaagatatctgataactttttgtcagtgcgagccttatggtttcgtcttggcaacattttacatgaaaatgttttggtgggatttattctgtgacatagtataaatttaatcaaagtcgcttcccgctgtctgtctgtctgtaagtctgtatgtataatacttaaaaccttcgcgttttgaacacatattaactcacatttatagacgggtctgtatgtatgcttagatttttaaaacttcgcaacggattgtgatgcggtttttttaatagatatagtgattcaagaggaaggtttatgtataatttgttaacccgtgcgaagccgggacgggtcgctagtaaaaaaatatatatagctggtcaaccaaatattgtcagtaaaaaaggcgcgaaattcaaattttctatgggacgatatcccttcgcgcctatatttttcaaatttgccgcctttttctactgtcaagatctggttgaccaagtatatagtgtgtcaaaggtctgtttgatttcaaacatagacagagataatcatactatcttagtATGTATCAGTATAAATCAGTATAAATGATAATATCTATAAAATtcaaagtaaatttaaaaaatatacttggtcaaccagatcttgacagtagaaaaaggcggcaaagggtctagccgcaatcctatattgaaactgcccctggctgaaatgtataaggtatattatatatatatatatatatatatatatatatatatatatatattaaaaaaataaaaatatttttttaagtgtttATAAACAACTTacaacctcaattttttttttgtaaatgaaCTAATATTAGGTGCATGTAacatccaaatttcaaaataatctaactactagtttagctacaaaaaataaaaacgatttaaaaaaaaaattttagtcaaaccaaggggattctagccttgaaatttggtaaaactatatcttataataagacaaataaacgcacctaagaaTGGTATACATttcagccaggggcagtttcactatagcattgcggctagaccctttgaaaaatgtaggcgcgaagggatatcgtcccatagaaaattttaatttcgcgcctttttttactgacaagatttggttgaccagctatagctatatagatggtcaaccaaatcttgtcagtaaaaagaggcgggaaattaaaattttctataggacaatatcccttcgcgcctacatttttcaaatttgccgcctttttctactgacaagatctggttgaccaagtatatattataaatcgttatgttaaaatattttatgaataagacTTGCAACACAAATTTTGACAGGCTGAAATAATAGGAATCCGTAGTCTAcagcagtgttgccagatcgtaccttttagtacggttttgccggttttgcgtactattttggatccttgcgtaccttttttgtacgcagcgtacatcgtactaaattcgtaccttttgaagtacgatagttttaaaaaaaaatcggtatGTTGGTTAATCCGgggcaaaatttctaatttgaaaataatggccaacataaaaaagtaccatgtacatgtaggtactataaggaaattaaaattatggacAATATATGTCCAAACAATGTACTTACGTAATTACAAATAGcagttgcagtcggcagttgtgtcttaACAAAACTCTGATAGTCAAAATTCGGTCGGCCATAATTTTTCATGTATATCAATttaactttgtttatgttaaaatgtatttactgagagaaatacttaaaacaaatgagttgtattgtgtactttaaaatacttagttctttttttaattgcaaattgcaatcgcaaaatgataatgatagcaaaatgtaggcaaacgctgatgctgttttataatataacctttttgaatctgagggcctaccgcgaaaaccgaaataagCAAATTGCGGGGTTCTTTCTTTTTTActacaatgaaggcgtaattagagtgacagacaaagatgcccgcaatttgcgaactttgattttcgcggttatagccctagGGTCAACCCCGAACCACTTTTGACTTGTGGCCTCTCTTTCTCACttatgaattcgtacgtaagtgtgacagggaggcaggcaacacgtcgaaggtggttcgcggtaggccctctggactattcaagttattttttttttccaaacagggctataaccgcgaaaatagatgttcacaaattgcgggcatctgtctctgtcactctaattacgccttcattggagtaaaagagaaagatccccgcattttACGAATTTAGgaattcgcggtagacccccagattcttcagaaatattatttctgtaaaaaaaatttcctaaaaaaaaatccgtactttttttacccaaatcgtaccttttttgacgtaccTACGTACAAAAGCTGGgagcgctctggcaacactgctgGTCTACCAGTGTTGCCAACTTAGTGGATTTTCCACTAGATCTGGTGGTTTAGGCATGGCTTACAGCGAGATTTTTTTGGTTTTAGTGGCTAGTGGATTTTATAGTGGATTAGATTGTTCCAGTTAGTGGTAATTTACGTAATTTAACCGCTAGTGTGATTCATAAAATGCTCTGTATACTTTATAGTTAAAAATGAGCATTTAGGCCCGGAACTTCAAACATGGTTTAAGTTTAGGATGTAGGCAACATTGCTCAAATCAAATCTGTCGGGTCATAGCaaatcaaaatctaagtactctattttattatttttaattattcctactctgttttaaatttaaaatctaatattttCCCGCTTTCCTTTACCACACCGCGAGTTGGAACGCCCTACCGCGTTCCAACGGGCGAATTAAAGAACCTAGTGATTTTACTATAGCGAGTAATTTGCAGCTATATAACACTACGCTTAAGCACGCGACATTTCACAAGTATCGCAGATGGTTGTCGCTCatgaataagtaatattttgtgtCGCACTGTAATTTCTAGTGGAATTCTGGTGGTTTGAGAGCCCGACAAAGTTTAGTGGTTTTCTGGTGGTTAATACGGCCTTATTTGGTGGgttgataaaaataaagttggcaACACTCAGGTCTACAGTATCGATCGGTTCATTAAAAAAAGTGAAGTTGAAGGTCCGAAGACGAAGGAAAGGAAACCAAAGCAGTATAAATAAACCTGCTTTCTTTCGTCGATAACTGcgaagataattataataaaatagaaaaatgtTCGCTGCACGTCAAATCGCGTCTAGGGTATTCCAACAATCGGGTGAGTGTGATTTGTTTTGATTAAGTTCGATATCGGGATTTGCTCATAAGGCCTATAAGTACCCTTTTGTTTTGATGGTTTTAAGTTAAATGCTTTATTAATCGTCTTTTAAATACTTTCGGGCGTGCCTGAAAAGATTGAAGCCCTATAACTATCTATCAGAAAAGTTACATAACTGCAGTCATAACCTAACTTTTGTGACCACTAAGCGAAATGCAACTAAGTCAACAGGAAAAAGACGTAATAAGTGAAACAATGCAGATTTTACTGCCTCGTTTATGGTTATGACCTTATCACTGACTCAAGGTGGAATTGAACTCTATAGGTATCCCTAGACTATAATAACTAAGCTAGAAATCATATGTACttatcactgatttaaactttcacgatttttacacattattaaattatacaacgggacttaatcgcgtatctaagttttaagatttacctccgacgtttcgaggacggcgttgtccccgtggtctcggagaagaccttagatacgcgattaagtcccgttgtataatttaatcatATGTACTTATGTTTTAAAAGTGTGTAATTTAATCTCTAATGTGATTGAACCACACAAATCACATAATCTTTTATGAAATTTGTATGACTGAAGAATAGTACAATTACAATTGAAGggtgcacggaaagaacatgtctagtcactttagtaacattttgagtaatcacggttttaaaatttggaacaatgtcaaaacgtatggtaattccgtgaccaggtattatttaactaaaaaaatagttgtgttacattattatacagtggtagcaaaagatataactaatagttcattaagagctcttgaTTTAGAGATAATAATCTCATTTTCCtaaaaaagtgactagacatgttctttccgtgtacccttcaattGTGGGCTTATAATCCTGTCAGTGCCAAATAATTAGTAAATGAAGCAGTTGCTTAACACACTACATAATTATGTGTACACGCCACAAACAAGAGAAACTATTGAATGTGACTGATGACCCCAGTGAGAAGGATAAACTACACCATTGAAGGAAATACCTTAACCCAGCATTGACGGTCATAACTTTATGTTGCAGTCCGCCGCTACCATGCAGGCGACTTCAAGGCGCCCACCATGGAGGAGCTCCCGGTGCCGCGCGGCTCATGGCAGGCCAACTACGACGCCAAGCAGCGCAAGTACAATGCTGTGCTCATCGCCGGCATCGCCTTCACCGCAGGAACCTTAGTGCTGGTAAGTTGCTTCTACCGCATAATACTACGATGCAAAGAATTCTCACCAAAAGGCAACTGATGTTAACAAATTAAGTTGGCCAAGATtaacaaataattatatatgtttTATGGGATGTCCTTACGCAAATTGACTAAGCTCCACAGTAacctcaataaggcttgtgctGTGCGAACTCAGACAACAATACCTCTTACTAGCATATCTGAGCATGAACTTTTTCCTTACTGCATCCGTGTTTTCAAACATTCATACCTTTCATCGCAGATATTTCGCAGCAGTACCTACTGGACAGTTCGTGATTTCAGGTTTCCAACTAGATTCCAATTTTAACAGAGACCATCTGCGTACAGTTCCTGTCAAAAATGTGTTTACAATTTTCGCCTTAtcacaaaggagtaaggtgcacaAGTGTAACATATCTTTGACATCGACTGTACCGTATCTAAGTAATAGAACTGGTAATTTCTAATTATGCTTTTTTTGCTTTCAGGCTAAGGCTTCAGGTCTGGTGTACCTTAACTACTCGCCTCCAGCGTCCCTGGACTAAACAGTTCACTTCACATTAGCGTAATCAATACAATACAGTAAATCAACTAATAAATGTTTAGTTAACCAAAGTCtagttttatttgattttgacgaccggtctggcctagtgcgtagtgaccctgcctgctaagccgatggtcctgggttcgaatcccagtaggggcatttatttgtgtgataaacactaatatttgttccggagtcatggatgttttctatgtatataagtatgtatttatctatataagtatgtatatcgtctcctagcacccatagtaccagctttgcttagtttggggctaggatgatctgtgtaagacgtcccccaatttatttatttatttttgcaccTCAAACTTACATTTAAGCATGTGTGCAGCTGACTGGAATTAGAGATCATGGTAGCTATTTGTATGCATTTTATATTACTTGCTATGTTTTGTTATTAGCAGTAGGTACCTTTAAACATTAGAGGATATTGTTCACAAGGGGATCGGTGGCCACATTTTTTCGTTTTAGGTGATAAAGTcaaaagtaagtaa harbors:
- the LOC134651606 gene encoding uncharacterized protein LOC134651606 — encoded protein: MFAARQIASRVFQQSVRRYHAGDFKAPTMEELPVPRGSWQANYDAKQRKYNAVLIAGIAFTAGTLVLAKASGLVYLNYSPPASLD